From one Spiroplasma endosymbiont of Lasioglossum villosulum genomic stretch:
- a CDS encoding rod shape-determining protein, giving the protein MATKIEVTNDGHNNQDVNIVSLDLGTRNLIVRVNGRVVYSQPSAIVFDTENGEVFIGEAALLMKEKTPANKIFREPMANGVISDNNALIALLTEIFTQIIDVKAEKIWENSVALVAIPSKVYKLDRTVLREILQGKKIAKIPIYSDKFPNRYNASNESVMKAEKVVIVPEVKLAAIGGGEALWDASGVFILDIGGGTSDCAILSSGEVIVQDSIPIAGNAIERSIKEHFEKMHYISLSSMEAEKTKISAGIWIDGEKDSENKITIHGKSTKTKKPEQITVPKQEVARVVTEAFEPIVALCSDIIDKAGPAFSEMIMKDGLTITGGGALLENITTYLKKRLNLEHVVSANNPRECVIRGTQAYETHKQDVYEKGFIRPSN; this is encoded by the coding sequence ATGGCAACAAAAATAGAGGTTACTAATGACGGACACAATAACCAAGACGTTAATATTGTTTCTCTAGATTTAGGAACAAGAAATTTAATTGTCAGAGTTAATGGAAGGGTTGTTTATAGTCAACCATCAGCAATTGTATTTGATACAGAAAACGGAGAAGTATTCATTGGTGAAGCCGCTTTATTAATGAAAGAAAAAACTCCAGCGAATAAAATTTTCAGAGAACCAATGGCTAATGGCGTTATTAGTGACAATAATGCTTTGATTGCTTTATTAACTGAAATTTTTACACAAATTATTGATGTGAAAGCTGAAAAAATTTGAGAAAATTCAGTAGCACTTGTAGCTATTCCATCTAAGGTTTATAAATTAGATAGAACTGTTTTACGTGAAATTCTACAAGGAAAAAAAATAGCTAAAATTCCAATTTATAGTGATAAATTTCCCAATAGATATAATGCAAGTAATGAAAGCGTAATGAAAGCTGAAAAAGTTGTTATTGTTCCTGAAGTAAAATTGGCAGCTATTGGTGGTGGGGAAGCACTTTGAGATGCTTCAGGAGTATTTATTCTTGATATTGGTGGTGGAACTTCTGACTGTGCCATTTTATCAAGTGGAGAAGTTATTGTTCAAGATTCAATTCCAATTGCTGGAAATGCTATTGAACGTAGTATTAAAGAACATTTTGAAAAAATGCACTATATATCTCTTAGCTCAATGGAGGCTGAAAAAACAAAAATTAGTGCTGGTATTTGAATAGATGGTGAAAAAGATAGTGAAAATAAAATTACTATCCATGGAAAAAGTACTAAAACTAAAAAACCTGAACAAATTACAGTTCCTAAGCAAGAAGTAGCTAGAGTAGTTACTGAAGCCTTTGAACCAATTGTTGCACTATGTAGTGACATTATTGATAAAGCTGGACCTGCCTTTTCAGAAATGATTATGAAAGACGGTTTAACTATCACTGGTGGAGGTGCTTTGCTTGAAAATATTACAACTTATCTAAAAAAACGACTAAATTTAGAACATGTGGTATCTGCTAATAATCCAAGAGAGTGTGTAATTAGAGGAACTCAAGCCTATGAAACTCATAAACAAGATGTATATGAAAAAGGATTCATTAGACCAAGTAATTAA
- a CDS encoding rod shape-determining protein, giving the protein MGLFDKKPKENLNKKSNIKSINDYQWLALDVGTENFKARYVNIGLTYDAPTYLAEDYEKNIILYGEEAKALIDKTNENVVIKRPVRDGNIADPDALQRILAKIFQDFRLEIKDSKQADKNRNLIVLMATPSEINSVQREALENIVHRLGALRGFVQEEVKMAALGSGQDIFGTAIMCVDIGGGSTDIAVLSNDSILYSYTTHCAGDYLTQKIQEYIAKKHALKIGTKEAEDVKKNIGSLMKYQDEKPYTISGVSLPRLDSQPGETMSISKTIEITPEEIRENVMQVQFREHVIPSIRRVLRTSGEKAAGSVSDLKKKGKGITICGGGAYIKKIDEFIKEELAKEYFIEVKVEKGTKPIRQKYEGDIFEVRVAQNPLDNVIDGCVKYRDTIYKQLIVEQNPNREILTKDEDLG; this is encoded by the coding sequence ATGGGATTATTTGATAAAAAACCCAAAGAAAACTTAAATAAAAAAAGTAATATTAAGTCTATTAATGACTACCAATGATTAGCTTTAGATGTTGGAACAGAAAACTTTAAAGCAAGGTATGTTAACATTGGACTTACATATGATGCTCCAACTTATCTTGCTGAAGACTATGAAAAAAATATTATTCTTTATGGTGAAGAAGCTAAAGCTTTAATTGATAAAACAAATGAAAATGTTGTTATTAAGCGTCCAGTTCGTGATGGTAATATTGCTGATCCAGATGCTTTACAACGTATCCTTGCTAAAATTTTTCAAGATTTTAGACTTGAAATTAAAGATTCAAAACAAGCTGATAAAAACCGTAATTTAATTGTTTTAATGGCAACACCAAGTGAAATTAATTCAGTACAAAGAGAAGCATTAGAAAATATAGTTCATCGTTTAGGAGCACTTCGTGGATTTGTTCAAGAAGAAGTTAAAATGGCAGCATTAGGTTCAGGCCAAGATATTTTTGGAACTGCAATTATGTGTGTTGATATTGGTGGGGGAAGTACTGATATTGCCGTACTTAGCAACGATTCAATCCTATATTCATATACAACACATTGTGCTGGAGACTATTTAACACAAAAAATTCAAGAATACATAGCTAAAAAGCATGCTTTAAAAATTGGTACTAAAGAAGCAGAAGATGTTAAAAAGAACATCGGTTCACTTATGAAATATCAAGATGAAAAACCATATACTATTTCAGGTGTTTCATTACCTAGATTAGACTCTCAGCCAGGAGAAACAATGTCAATTTCTAAAACTATTGAAATTACACCAGAAGAAATTCGTGAAAATGTAATGCAAGTTCAATTTAGAGAACATGTTATTCCATCAATTCGTAGAGTACTAAGAACTTCTGGGGAAAAAGCTGCTGGTAGTGTTAGTGACTTAAAGAAAAAAGGTAAGGGAATCACAATTTGTGGTGGTGGAGCTTACATTAAAAAAATTGATGAATTTATTAAAGAAGAATTGGCTAAGGAATATTTCATCGAAGTTAAAGTTGAAAAAGGTACAAAACCAATTCGTCAAAAATATGAGGGAGATATCTTTGAAGTACGTGTTGCTCAAAATCCTTTAGATAATGTTATTGATGGTTGTGTAAAATATCGTGATACAATTTACAAACAATTAATAGTTGAACAAAATCCTAACCGCGAAATTCTAACAAAAGATGAAGATTTAGGATAA
- a CDS encoding IS30 family transposase, which produces MSYKHLGIDERIYIENQLKFKFKISEIAKNLNRSISTIIREINRNKDNNHYFSLIAQNKAENRKQSHISFHKFKNKNLVKYVQQKLLLGWSPEQIYGRIKNFHKEWVISFKTIYTWIYFGMLDKVTSKNLRRKGKKRKSKENRGKFNGKSIKERDINVNDRITLGHWEGDTIVSSRGKSKSCLITLVERVSRFTLAILVKNRTTKVINKNVSYYLSILPKNIVKTITFDRGKEFSNWQQLEKNLDIKIYFANPYSPWQRGTNENTNGLIREKFPKKFIFSKTNKNEVHKFILSLNQRPRKILNYLSPIEYLDRKII; this is translated from the coding sequence ATGAGTTATAAACATCTTGGCATAGATGAAAGGATTTATATTGAGAATCAATTGAAATTTAAATTTAAAATTAGTGAAATAGCTAAAAATCTTAATCGAAGTATTAGTACTATTATTCGAGAAATTAATAGAAATAAAGATAATAATCATTATTTTTCATTAATTGCACAAAATAAAGCTGAAAATCGAAAACAATCACATATTAGTTTTCATAAGTTTAAAAATAAGAATTTAGTAAAATATGTACAACAAAAATTACTATTAGGTTGATCACCTGAACAAATTTATGGCAGAATTAAAAATTTTCATAAAGAGTGAGTTATTAGTTTTAAAACAATTTATACTTGAATTTATTTTGGAATGCTTGATAAAGTTACTAGTAAAAATTTAAGAAGAAAAGGTAAAAAACGAAAATCTAAAGAAAATCGTGGCAAGTTTAATGGTAAATCAATTAAAGAACGAGATATAAATGTTAATGATCGTATAACACTTGGTCATTGAGAAGGAGATACTATAGTATCATCACGAGGTAAAAGCAAATCATGTTTAATAACTTTAGTTGAAAGAGTATCACGATTTACTTTAGCAATATTAGTTAAAAACAGAACTACTAAAGTTATTAATAAAAATGTTAGTTATTATTTATCAATTCTTCCTAAAAACATTGTTAAAACTATTACTTTTGATCGTGGCAAAGAATTTTCAAATTGACAACAACTTGAAAAAAATTTAGATATAAAAATTTATTTTGCCAATCCATATTCACCTTGACAAAGAGGTACTAATGAAAATACTAATGGTTTAATTAGAGAAAAATTTCCTAAAAAATTTATTTTTTCAAAAACTAATAAAAATGAAGTTCATAAATTTATATTGTCTTTAAACCAAAGACCAAGAAAAATACTAAATTATCTTTCACCAATCGAATATTTGGATAGAAAAATAATTTAG
- a CDS encoding IS30 family transposase, protein MSYKHLGIDERIYIENQLKFKFKISEIDKNLNRSISTIIREINRNKDNNHYFSLIAQNKAENRKQSHISFHKFKNKNLVKYVQQKLLLGWSPEQIYGRIKNFHKEWVISFKTIYTWIYFGMLDKVTSKNLRRKGKKRKSKENRGKFNGKSIKERDINVNDRITLGHWEGDTIVSSRGKSKSCLITLVERVSRFTLAILVKNRTTKVINKNVSYYLSILPKNIVKTITFDRGKEFSNWQQLEKNLDIKIYFANPYSPWQRGTNENTNGLIREKFPKKFIFSKTNKNEVHKFILSLNQRPRKILNYLSPIEYLDRKII, encoded by the coding sequence ATGAGTTATAAACATCTTGGCATAGATGAAAGGATTTATATTGAGAATCAATTGAAATTTAAATTTAAAATTAGTGAAATAGATAAAAATCTTAATCGAAGTATTAGTACTATTATTCGAGAAATTAATAGAAATAAAGATAATAATCATTATTTTTCATTAATTGCACAAAATAAAGCTGAAAATCGAAAACAATCACATATTAGTTTTCATAAGTTTAAAAATAAGAATTTAGTAAAATATGTACAACAAAAATTACTATTAGGTTGATCACCTGAACAAATTTATGGCAGAATTAAAAATTTTCATAAAGAGTGAGTTATTAGTTTTAAAACAATTTATACTTGAATTTATTTTGGAATGCTTGATAAAGTTACTAGTAAAAATTTAAGAAGAAAAGGTAAAAAACGAAAATCTAAAGAAAATCGTGGCAAGTTTAATGGTAAATCAATTAAAGAACGAGATATAAATGTTAATGATCGTATAACACTTGGTCATTGAGAAGGAGATACTATAGTATCATCACGAGGTAAAAGCAAATCATGTTTAATAACTTTAGTTGAAAGAGTATCACGATTTACTTTAGCAATATTAGTTAAAAACAGAACTACTAAAGTTATTAATAAAAATGTTAGTTATTATTTATCAATTCTTCCTAAAAACATTGTTAAAACTATTACTTTTGATCGTGGCAAAGAATTTTCAAATTGACAACAACTTGAAAAAAATTTAGATATAAAAATTTATTTTGCCAATCCATATTCACCTTGACAAAGAGGTACTAATGAAAATACTAATGGTTTAATTAGAGAAAAATTTCCTAAAAAATTTATTTTTTCAAAAACTAATAAAAATGAAGTTCATAAATTTATATTGTCTTTAAACCAAAGACCAAGAAAAATACTAAATTATCTTTCACCAATCGAATATTTGGATAGAAAAATAATTTAG